In Strigops habroptila isolate Jane chromosome 7, bStrHab1.2.pri, whole genome shotgun sequence, the following are encoded in one genomic region:
- the POMK gene encoding protein O-mannose kinase isoform X2, giving the protein MEKKPHFVRREFLPREVSSISLALLLVAVLLLNALLYLYLNKFYSSSGRGETDPSLCPFGYFKLGTVKNCSPWLSCEAINREVRKLKRVGEGAVKKVFLSEWKENKVVLSQLTNPELKEDFLHGLKMLKALQSKHVVRLLGYCEQQFTILTEYHPLGSLRGLNETLHIPRSAGRLVKCGHRELRGDFVAPEQRWPYGEEVPFEDDLMPPYDEKTDIWKIPDVSNFFLGHVEGSDIVRLHLFDIHAACKKKDPAERPSAQEVLDTYRKVLTLLIRETAMPGIREML; this is encoded by the exons ATGGAAAAGAAACCGCACTTTGTTAGGAGGGAGTTTCTTCCCAGGGAGGTGTCCTCCATCTCATTGGCGTTACTGCTTGTGGCTGTCCTGCTCCTTAATGCCCTTCTCTATCTGTACCTCAACAAGTTTTACAGCTCTTCGGGGCGCGGCGAAACAGACCCCAGCCTCTGCCCTTTTGGGTACTTCAAATTGGGAACGGTGAAGAATTGTTCCCCGTGGCTTTCCTGTGAAGCCATAAATAGGGAAGTCAGGAAGCTCAAGCGTGTTGGTGAAGGTGCTGTGAAAAAG GTCTTCCTTTCTgagtggaaggaaaacaaagtggtCCTTTCACAGCTCACCAACCCAGAACTGAAGGAGGACTTTCTCCACGGACTGAAGATGCTGAAAGCACTTCAAAGCAAGCACGTTGTCCGGCTGCTTGGCTACTGTGAGCAGCAGTTCACAATCCTCACTGAGTATCATCCTCTAGGGTCCCTAAGGGGCCTGAATGAAACTCTTCACATCCCCAG GAGTGCTGGCAGGCTGGTGAAGTGCGGTCATCGGGAGCTCCGGGGCGACTTTGTAGCTCCTGAGCAGCGTTGGCCCTATGGAGAAGAGGTGCCATTTGAGGATGACCTCATGCCACCCTATGATGAGAAAACGGACATCTGGAAAATCCCGGATGTCTCCAATTTCTTCTTGGGCCACGTTGAAGGAAGTGACATTGTGCGACTGCATTTGTTTGACATCCATGCAGCATGTAAGAAGAAGGACCCAGCTGAAAGGCCTTCTGCCCAAGAGGTCTTAGACACCTACAGGAAGGTTTTAACTCTGCTTATTCGGGAGACAGCCATGCCTGGTATTAGGGAAATGTTATAG
- the POMK gene encoding protein O-mannose kinase isoform X1, which yields MEKKPHFVRREFLPREVSSISLALLLVAVLLLNALLYLYLNKFYSSSGRGETDPSLCPFGYFKLGTVKNCSPWLSCEAINREVRKLKRVGEGAVKKVFLSEWKENKVVLSQLTNPELKEDFLHGLKMLKALQSKHVVRLLGYCEQQFTILTEYHPLGSLRGLNETLHIPRYKGMNTWHRRLMLAIDYVSIIRYLHSSPLGTLVMCDSNDLDKVLSQYLLTSDFHVLVNDLDALPLVNRSAGRLVKCGHRELRGDFVAPEQRWPYGEEVPFEDDLMPPYDEKTDIWKIPDVSNFFLGHVEGSDIVRLHLFDIHAACKKKDPAERPSAQEVLDTYRKVLTLLIRETAMPGIREML from the exons ATGGAAAAGAAACCGCACTTTGTTAGGAGGGAGTTTCTTCCCAGGGAGGTGTCCTCCATCTCATTGGCGTTACTGCTTGTGGCTGTCCTGCTCCTTAATGCCCTTCTCTATCTGTACCTCAACAAGTTTTACAGCTCTTCGGGGCGCGGCGAAACAGACCCCAGCCTCTGCCCTTTTGGGTACTTCAAATTGGGAACGGTGAAGAATTGTTCCCCGTGGCTTTCCTGTGAAGCCATAAATAGGGAAGTCAGGAAGCTCAAGCGTGTTGGTGAAGGTGCTGTGAAAAAG GTCTTCCTTTCTgagtggaaggaaaacaaagtggtCCTTTCACAGCTCACCAACCCAGAACTGAAGGAGGACTTTCTCCACGGACTGAAGATGCTGAAAGCACTTCAAAGCAAGCACGTTGTCCGGCTGCTTGGCTACTGTGAGCAGCAGTTCACAATCCTCACTGAGTATCATCCTCTAGGGTCCCTAAGGGGCCTGAATGAAACTCTTCACATCCCCAGGTATAAGGGGATGAACACCTGGCATCGCAGGCTGATGCTTGCTATAGACTACGTGAGCATCATTCGGTACCTGCACAGCAGCCCTCTGGGCACCTTAGTGATGTGTGACTCGAATGACCTGGACAAGGTCCTCTCTCAGTATCTCCTAACAAGTGACTTTCACGTCTTGGTGAATGATTTGGACGCTTTGCCTCTTGTGAACAGGAGTGCTGGCAGGCTGGTGAAGTGCGGTCATCGGGAGCTCCGGGGCGACTTTGTAGCTCCTGAGCAGCGTTGGCCCTATGGAGAAGAGGTGCCATTTGAGGATGACCTCATGCCACCCTATGATGAGAAAACGGACATCTGGAAAATCCCGGATGTCTCCAATTTCTTCTTGGGCCACGTTGAAGGAAGTGACATTGTGCGACTGCATTTGTTTGACATCCATGCAGCATGTAAGAAGAAGGACCCAGCTGAAAGGCCTTCTGCCCAAGAGGTCTTAGACACCTACAGGAAGGTTTTAACTCTGCTTATTCGGGAGACAGCCATGCCTGGTATTAGGGAAATGTTATAG